In the genome of Candidatus Ornithobacterium hominis, the window TCGATGATTTCAAAAATTTCAGGGCGACGCTCAGCTCTTCTATTCTCGGCATACATCGGGTAAATCGCAATATTCCCGTTAGCGTGGGTGCTAAACCAGTTATTGGGGAAAATAGAATCAGGTGTGTGCGGTTCTGCCGTGTCTTTTACGACTAAAACTTCTACTCCTGCGTCTTTCAATTTACCAACCATCGCTTGGAATTCTGCCAAGGCTTTTTCTTGATTTACAAAGAATTCACTTTCTGCTGGTTTTTCTTGAAAATAGTTGTTTTTAGCAGTCTCTGCATTGTAGCCAAAAGCGACAGGCTCTACCATTAGAATGCTTTTAGTGTTTTGATTTTCAGTCGGGTTTAGATTTTCCATTTATAATATTTCATATTTTTTCCCAGGTAGGGGTTTGATTAAATTCTTAAGCTCCAAATCTAATAAAATTGGCATGATTTGAAAAGTAGCCAAGCCTGTAGAAGTAGAAATTTCATCAATGTGCAAGCTAGCTTTTTCTTTCAGGCATTCGTAGATTTTGCTCTGATTTTCGGTTAATTCCACAAAAAGCTCTCGTTGTTTTTTTTGATTTTTCTCTTTTTTAAAACCTAAATATTTTAAAACATCTGCTGCTTCTGTGATTAAAAAAGCTTGATGGTTTTTGATTAAATGATGGCATCCCGCACTTTGCTCATCGGTAATTCTTCCTGGCATAGCAAAGACATCACGATTGTAGGCATTAGCGTGACGCGCTGTACTCATGGCTCCTCCAGCAATGCGTGACTCTACGACAATGGTTGCATGCGACAGGCCTGCTATGATACGATTTCGGCGAAGAAAATTTTGTGGCTCAGCTTGATGAAAAGTACTAAATTCTGAGACCACTCCTCCAGTTTCTAGCATTTTTCCTGCTACCGCTGTGTGTGCTTTGGGGTTAATTTGGTTTAAGCCATGTGCCATTACGCCAATGGTAGGCAAATGATTTTCTAGGCTTGCTTGGTGTGCTGTTATGTCAACACCAAAGGCTAAGCCGCTGACAATTGTGATGGGGTAAGCAGCTAATTCTTTTATCAACTGTTCTATAAAATTTCTCCCGCGGCTTGTCATTTTACGCGTTCCTACGATTGCTAAAAATTTACCTTCATTTAAATTCACATTCCCTTTGGTGAAGATTACGGGCGGAGCATCAATGCATTCTTTCAGCAAAAAAGGATATGATTCACTCTGGATTTCTAAGGGTTTAATATTTTTCAGTTTTCCTTTTTCTAGTTCGGCTTGTGCTAATTCTAAATACTGATTATCTCCAATGGCATTTGCAATTTTGGCTGAAATTCCCGGGATTTTTATTTTCTCTGATTTTTCTAAACCCCAAACTTTTCTTGCGCTACCAAAATGCTGAATTAGTTTTCGATGGTTTACATTTCCTACCCCAGGCGTGTAGCTTAGGGCTAATTGATATAGTAATTCGTTTTCCACGCTTAAATATAGTTATGAACTTGTTAATATCTAAATTCTAAAGCTTAATTTTTTTTTCAACAGATTTATTATTTTTGTGATTATGGAGATTTCAAAGATACTGAAAGATTTGCTTTTTGAGCATGAATGTGTGATTATTCCTGAATTTGGTGGATTTATTACCCGAAATGAGTCTGCGCAGTTTGACCGTGTAAACTACACATTTACACCACCGCGTAAAGTCATTTCATTCAACCCTATGCTAAAGCATGATGATGGTTTAATCATTTCTGTTATTGCTCAAAAAAATGAATTAGACTATTCTGAGGCTAAAAAAATCTTATCTACTTGGGTAGAAGATATAAAAATTAAACTTCAGCAGAATCAAAGTTTTCATTTTTCTTCGTTGGGTCAATTAAAGGCTGAGCGTGGAATTCTTGAATTCACTCCACATCATCGTTTGAATTTGAATAAAGAATGCTATGGGCTTGCTTCCTTTGAAATGCAGAGACTCATCAAAGC includes:
- the dprA gene encoding DNA-processing protein DprA; this translates as MENELLYQLALSYTPGVGNVNHRKLIQHFGSARKVWGLEKSEKIKIPGISAKIANAIGDNQYLELAQAELEKGKLKNIKPLEIQSESYPFLLKECIDAPPVIFTKGNVNLNEGKFLAIVGTRKMTSRGRNFIEQLIKELAAYPITIVSGLAFGVDITAHQASLENHLPTIGVMAHGLNQINPKAHTAVAGKMLETGGVVSEFSTFHQAEPQNFLRRNRIIAGLSHATIVVESRIAGGAMSTARHANAYNRDVFAMPGRITDEQSAGCHHLIKNHQAFLITEAADVLKYLGFKKEKNQKKQRELFVELTENQSKIYECLKEKASLHIDEISTSTGLATFQIMPILLDLELKNLIKPLPGKKYEIL